TGCCGTACGGCTCAGATGAGATGGAGGCGTTCTACGCCTCGGTGAAGACCGCGATGCTCCTCTCCGAGTGGTCTGACGAGGTGACAGAGGCGATGATCTCCGAGCACTTCAATGTGGGACCCGGCGACATCCACAACAAGGTGGAGACCGCGGTCTGGCTCATCCACGCCGCCTCGCGCCTTGCATACCTCTTCAACCGCCCTCTCGCAAAACCGATTACCGAACTCGGAACACGGGTGAAGTACGGCATCAAGAAGGAACTTCTGCCCCTCATCGCCCTGCGCGGCATCGGTCGGGTGCTCTCCCGGCGCCTCTTCGACCTGGGCATGACGACGCCACAAGAGATGAGGGCGGCCGGGATCGGGAAGATCGCTCCCATCCTCGGTGAGAAGACGGCGACGAAGGTCCTCGCCCAGATCGAGGGGAAGGAGGCCGGAGACGATGCCCCGGCCGTCGAAGAGGAGATCGAGGTGAAAAGAGAGCGGCGGCAGACCACGCTCTCTGCATTTCGAGGGACATGATGGAGAGTAACTGCGATATCAGGGAGGCGGTCATCGAGATCCCCACGCTTCCCGCATTTCTGGAGACGATCAAAGGGATCTCGGAGTCGACAGGGACGCACATCATCTGCTTCGACGCCGACGAACTCGCCGGCAGGGTCCATGCCGTGAAGGCGGTGCGCCACGCCCTCCGCGCCTGGCAGGAAGGCCGTGCGATCGCAAACACCCTGGAGATGGAGGCCCTCCTCTATGCGGCAGGGACACGTCAGTGCCGGGTGGCGACAGGCATCGGCCTCCACGCGGGGACGAACCGCTGCTATGTCTGCCTCTGCCCACCCTCCGAGGCGGCGGCGGCCGCGCTCGGCAAATTTCTCTCCTGGACGGAGGATAACTGGGAGGAGATCGACGAAGAGAAGCAGCGCCGCCTGATGGAGCGCTACGGCATCACGCCCGAGGAGATCGATGCGGCCGGCGGGCGCATCCGCCCCCTCGTCATGGAGAGGGTCGCCCTCCTTGAAGTGAACCGCTGAAAAATCTGTCTTGAAAAGAGATCTGAAGCAGGGCGCTTCGGTCCTGCTGTTTTTTCTTTTTGTCCTCAGTCCTTTGCCATGATCGCCCCGATCACGATGAACCCGAGGCCGATGACGGCGACGACCAGTTCGACGATGCCGATGAGGAAGGCGATCACCTCGGGTGCAAGTTGCGTCATACCATAGACGCCCGCACCGGCGAGGATAAGCCCTACAACGAGCAATGCAACACCTGTTTTGTCCATGGAATCACTTCCCAGTGAATGATTGTTCTATCCGGCATATGAGGGTTTTCCCTCGCCATCGATCCCCTGTGGAAGGTTTTTGTCTGCAGGAGACGATCCCTTCCGTATGGATGCCGGGGCGATTGACTGGAATGCGGTATGGGCCGAAGAGGTGCGGCAGAACCATTCTGTAGTCGGCTTCAGGACCGGCTCTGCCCTCTGGGGTGAGAAGAGGCGGGCCGTCCTCTATGATACCCATGTTTCAGGCCGGAGAGTGGAGGGCACCCTCTCGGCCCTTCCCCTCGTGCGGGCGGCGCGGGTTCTCGACATCGGTGCCGGTCCGGGCACCCTTGCCCTCCCCCTTGCCCGCCGTGTGCGGACGGTCACCGCGGTGGAACCGGCCTCCGGGATGGCCGACGTGCTTGAGGACCATATGGACGAGGAGGGGATCGGAAACATCGGCGTCGTCAGGAAGCGCTGGGAGGACGTCGACCCGCCCACAGACCTGCGGCTGCCGTACGACATCGTCGTCGCGTCCTTCTCCCTCGGCATGGAAGACCTGCGGGCCGCCCTCCAGAAGATGGACGACGTCGCCGCCGGGTCGGTGCACCTCTTCTGGTTCGCCGACCTCCCTGCCTGGGAACGCCGCTATCTCCAGGTCTGGCCGTCTCTCCACGGTGCCGTCTACCGGCCTGTCCCGAAGGCCGACATCGTCTGCAACCTCCTCTGGCAGATGGGTATCTACCCTGACCTGCATGTCGGACTGATGCACAGGGAGGTGCGTTTCGTCGATCTCGACGAGGCGCTGGTGACCTGTGCGCCGAAGTTCGGGGTGAGCGGGAGAAAGCAGGAGGAGATCCTTCGCCGCGCCCTTGCCGATTGGCTCGTCCCTGAAGGCGGGGCATATGTGCTGCGGGAGACGTCGCGGTACGCGCATATCTCATGGAAAAAAGAGGGAGATTAAGTTCTCCGCAGCAGGAGGACGGCGAGTGCGGCTGCAGTCAAGAAGGGGATGAAAGAGACAGGCGACTGTTGTGCCGTCGTCGGTGGGACAGTTGTCGTCGTCGTTTCGGGTGTCGTCGGCATGGCCGTGGTCGCCGTCGTCTCCGGAGGCGTGGCTGCGGCCGTCGTGACGGCAGTCGTCACCGTCGTCTGTACCGGGATCTCCTCCGCCACGGCCGCAACAGCCCAGCCCTGTACGACGGTGATCGCAAAGAAGGAGAACCCTGTGCAATATGCCCGGTACTTCGCTACTCCTCCTTCGGTACCGAGATATTCGGTCCTGAGTGTCTGCCATGCCCCATCATGGTACCGCTGGAGAGCGATGTCTGTGGTGTTGATCCCCTGCCCCTCGATCCAGGCCTCGTCAACGGAGAACTCGAAGGTGACGTTGCAGTTTTCCAGGTTTCCGAAACCCGGCCCGACCTCGAGGTACTGGTACGTGGCGTTCCCGGTCTCGCCAGTTTCGTAGGGGGGATAGGGCAGTTCCTGTGCTGTCATCGTGAGCGAACTCATATCCTCTTCGGGTACGATGACGACTCTTGTGATGGCACAGTCCTCGAAGCAGAATTCCGACTCCTCGCCCGTGGTTATGTCGGTGGCAAGGGCTGTTTCCCAGGGCTCAGATCCGCTGTCGCCAGCTGGCGGCGTGACCGGGCTTGCCATCACGGCCTCCTTATTGTGTGCAAGCACGCCGGGCAGGGAGTCGACGCCCGGGAGCGACTTCGGGAAGTTGGTGAAGATGACGCGGTCTGCCTCGATCCCCCTGTCATGGAGGGCTTCCTCGACCCCCTTCGCCATCTCTCCCGACTGCATGTTCTCGATGACGTACTTCACGTTCCTATATTTCTCCGGGTTTGCGGCGATGTCGTCGACGACCTTTGCCGGGGTGAACTGGCCGCCCATGTAGAAGTCGGGGCCGAAGACGGCGACGACGTTGAGGCCGAGCCAGTTCTCCGCCGCCTCCTTCTGCCAGACCATCACGATGACGTCCTGCCCCTCGATCCTGCTCCGCTCACGGTCGGCGATGTCGGCTTCATCGATCGCGTCGCAGTACGCCTGGAAGTTCGTTTCGAACGCGTCGGCGTTCCAGGGCTGTGCTGCCATGAGGATCTCCTTCACTTCCCCTGCAAAGACCTTCGCCTTCTCAGGGGTGTTCCAGTCCTGTGTGCTGATAATGGTCCAGGCCACGTTTCTGCCATAGTTTGTCTGCATGAACTTCTCGACTGCCGGCATGACGACGGGCTTGTCCATCCCCGAGTTGTGGGCGAAGAAGAGATCTGCCGATGCGATGAAGTCTTTCTGCATCTGGATGCGGCTGTCGATGATTTCGCCCTGCATATGCGGACAGATGGTCGGGTCGGCGACTGCGATCACGTTCACGTGGTCCCCGCCTATCGCCTGCACCGGGTCGGCGATGACGCTCGTCGTGGCGATGATATCCATCGGCCTGTCGGTCGGGGTCACGGCCTCCTTGTTGTGGACGAGGACGTCGGGCAGGGAGTCGACGCCTGCGAGCGACTTCGGGAAGTTGGTGAAGATGACGCGGTCTGCCCCGATCCCCCGATCGTGGAGAGCTTCCTCGATCCCCTTCGCCATCTCTCCCGACTGCATGTTCTCGATGACGTACCTCACGTTCCTATATTTCTCCGGGTTTGCGGCGATGTCGTCGACGACCTTTGCCGGGGTGAACTGGCCGCCCATGTAGAAGTCGGGGCCGAAGACGGCGACGACGTTGAGGCCGAGCCAGTTCTCCGCCGCCTCCCTCTGCCAGACCATCACGATGACATCCTGCCCCTCGGTCCTGCTCTTCTCCTCTTCGGTAAGGTCGGCGGCGTCGATCGCATCGCAGTACGCGTCATAGTTTGCTTCATATGCAGTGGCATTTGCCCCGTCTGCAGCAACGAGTTTGTCCTTTATCTCTCCTGCGAAGACCTTCGCCTTCTCGGGGGTGTTCCAGTCCTGTGCACTGATAACAGTCCAGTTCACTTTTCTGCCGTAGTTTGTCTGCATGAACTTCTCGACTGCCGGCATGACGACGGGCTTGTCCATCCCTGAGTTGTGGGCGAAGAAGAGGTCTGCCGATGCGATGAAGTCCTTCTGCATCTGGATGCGGCTGTCGATGATTTCGCCCTGCATATGTGGACAGATGGTCGGATCGGCGACCGCAATCACATTCACATGGTCCCCGCCGATCGCCTCTACCGGGTCGGCGATGACGCTCGTCGTGGCGACGATATCCATCGCCGCCACGGCTGGCACCCCGAGGACACATATTATGAATAGCGCTGTTAGTATCCTTTCGATGCTACTTTTTATCGGCATATGTTTAACAATGTGCGAATTATCTTATATATTTTGCTAAAATAGAAAAAGAGGTTCAGTCACCCTTCGGAACCCGGCGCTTCGGGGATATGAGCACTGCCAGGAGGAAAAGGGCGCTGAAGGCGACGGCAACGAGGGGGCCGACCGGGAGGGAGTGCTGGAGCCCGACCCATGCTCCGGTGACGCTGACCGTTGCAGCGACAAGAGGGGCGACAAGGAAGAGGCCCCTGACCGTGGAGCAGAACTGGTAGGCGATCGCCGCCGGGGTGACGAGCCAGACATAGAGGAGGAGGCCGCCGATGATGTTGAGGGAGAGGGAGACCGAGATGGCGATCATGAAGAGGAGTGCATAAAAGATGGGGCGCACCCTGATCCCGGCCGCTTCGGCAATCTTTTTGTTGAAGATGACCGCCGTGATCTCCTTGAAAAAGATCAGGACAAAGAGGACGGCGACGATGGAGATGAGGGCGAGGGCATAGATCTCCTCGCGGTACAGGGAGACGACGTTCCCGAAGAGAAGCGCGCTCGTGTTGACGCCTGTCCCGAGGTACTGCATGTACGAGACGAAGAAGATGGCGACGGCCATCATCATCCCGAAGAGTATCCCGAGGATCGTGTCTGTGGGCATCCTCGCCTTCTCCGAGAGGGGGCCCAAGATGACGGCGATCGTGAGACTTGCGAGGACTGCCGCAACGGTCCCGTCGATGCCGAAGAAGATCCCGGCGGCCGCACCGGCAAAGGCGGCATGTGTCATCGTAAAACCGATGGAGGAGATGTTCATCTGCGTGATGATCACGCCGAGGACGCTGCATGCTATCGAGGCGAAGAGCATCGCCTCGACGGCATGGCAGACTATGTTGTTCGGGATGAGGAACTCAAGCATGCGGGCCTCCCGAGAGGGTGCGGACGTGATCTTCGACTTCTTCTGCCGGGCAGGGCCTGTTGAAGATGAGTTGTCCGTCATTCATCACAAGCACCCGCACCTCCCTGTCGGGGAGTGCGTCGAAGGCATGGGAGACCATCATGACGGTGCAGCCTTCGTCTGCAATGCCGGCAAGCACCCCGCAGATAAAGTCGCGGGTGCCCAGGTCGAGATTGGAGAAGGGTTCGTCGAGGAGGAGGATATCGGGTTTTTTGACGAGGCTCTGGGCGATGAGCACTTTCTGCTGCTGCCCGCCGGAGAGTTTGCCGATCGGCCTCTCCGCGAGGTCGTCGATACCGAGGAGGTCCATCACGTCCCTCGCGATCCTTCTGTCCGCCTCGCCCGGCCGCCGGCCATAGCCGAGCAGGCCGTAGCGCCCCATCATCACGACGTCCCTGACGATGAAGGGAGCGAGGGGGTCGAAGGCGAAGTTCTGGATGACGTAGCCGACCCGCCTGCGGACCTCATAGCCGCGGGACGCGACGTCGAGACCGCAGACCGTCGCCTGGCCGCGGGTGATCGGGAGCATCCCGTTGACCGTCTCAAGGAGGGTTGTCTTTCCGGCGCCGTTCGGTCCGCCGACAACGACAAACTCTCCCGGGGCGACGGTGAAGGTGAGGCCCCTGATCACCGGTCGGTCAGACCCTTCGTAGGCTGTGAAGACCCCTGCAAGGTCGATGGTGCCGCCAGGCATCGTCAGTGCTCGCCGGCGGTGAAGAGTTCGGCGTCGTCGAGGTAGTACATCTCTTCGGCAAAGGCTTCGATCAGGGCTTCGTAGTCGTCCCCGTCAGCTTTCGGGAGGTCGAAGGGCCGGGGGACGATCCTGACCGTCCTGCCGTCGGTCTCGAACTCGACGGCGACCTGATCGCTCTCGATGATCTTGATGTTCCGTTTGCCGAGGGTGCATCCGCTGCCGAGCTGGACGCCGTCGGCGAGGCAGGACTCCGGGGGCGTGCCGGCGCAGTAGACCCGCGCCTGAAGTTCGAAGGGGTTGTTGCAGACGTTTTCGCGCGCGTATTTCCCGATCCTGTATCCGATAACGATATATGGGCCGAGATGGCCGTGGAATGCGGCGAGGTCTGTGACGGTGAAGTTCTTTTCGAGATTGAGGTACTGGCAGCCGTTATGTCTGTGCATGAGAGATCATCGGCATTCGTGCTATAAATTCATTCAGGTTTGCTACCGGGTGAGAAAAGTGATCTAGAGGGTGTTATCCAGTCCCTGCACGGAGGGCGGCATAGGCCCGTTCCACCGCCTCGCGGACCCTGCCTCCGGGTATATCCTCCCCCGCGGACCCGACGAGGAGGGCGCC
Above is a genomic segment from Methanofollis sp. UBA420 containing:
- the cgi121 gene encoding KEOPS complex subunit Cgi121, giving the protein MESNCDIREAVIEIPTLPAFLETIKGISESTGTHIICFDADELAGRVHAVKAVRHALRAWQEGRAIANTLEMEALLYAAGTRQCRVATGIGLHAGTNRCYVCLCPPSEAAAAALGKFLSWTEDNWEEIDEEKQRRLMERYGITPEEIDAAGGRIRPLVMERVALLEVNR
- a CDS encoding class I SAM-dependent methyltransferase → MDAGAIDWNAVWAEEVRQNHSVVGFRTGSALWGEKRRAVLYDTHVSGRRVEGTLSALPLVRAARVLDIGAGPGTLALPLARRVRTVTAVEPASGMADVLEDHMDEEGIGNIGVVRKRWEDVDPPTDLRLPYDIVVASFSLGMEDLRAALQKMDDVAAGSVHLFWFADLPAWERRYLQVWPSLHGAVYRPVPKADIVCNLLWQMGIYPDLHVGLMHREVRFVDLDEALVTCAPKFGVSGRKQEEILRRALADWLVPEGGAYVLRETSRYAHISWKKEGD
- a CDS encoding metal ABC transporter solute-binding protein, Zn/Mn family gives rise to the protein MDIVATTSVIADPVEAIGGDHVNVIAVADPTICPHMQGEIIDSRIQMQKDFIASADLFFAHNSGMDKPVVMPAVEKFMQTNYGRKVNWTVISAQDWNTPEKAKVFAGEIKDKLVAADGANATAYEANYDAYCDAIDAADLTEEEKSRTEGQDVIVMVWQREAAENWLGLNVVAVFGPDFYMGGQFTPAKVVDDIAANPEKYRNVRYVIENMQSGEMAKGIEEALHDRGIGADRVIFTNFPKSLAGVDSLPDVLVHNKEAVTPTDRPMDIIATTSVIADPVQAIGGDHVNVIAVADPTICPHMQGEIIDSRIQMQKDFIASADLFFAHNSGMDKPVVMPAVEKFMQTNYGRNVAWTIISTQDWNTPEKAKVFAGEVKEILMAAQPWNADAFETNFQAYCDAIDEADIADRERSRIEGQDVIVMVWQKEAAENWLGLNVVAVFGPDFYMGGQFTPAKVVDDIAANPEKYRNVKYVIENMQSGEMAKGVEEALHDRGIEADRVIFTNFPKSLPGVDSLPGVLAHNKEAVMASPVTPPAGDSGSEPWETALATDITTGEESEFCFEDCAITRVVIVPEEDMSSLTMTAQELPYPPYETGETGNATYQYLEVGPGFGNLENCNVTFEFSVDEAWIEGQGINTTDIALQRYHDGAWQTLRTEYLGTEGGVAKYRAYCTGFSFFAITVVQGWAVAAVAEEIPVQTTVTTAVTTAAATPPETTATTAMPTTPETTTTTVPPTTAQQSPVSFIPFLTAAALAVLLLRRT
- a CDS encoding metal ABC transporter permease translates to MLEFLIPNNIVCHAVEAMLFASIACSVLGVIITQMNISSIGFTMTHAAFAGAAAGIFFGIDGTVAAVLASLTIAVILGPLSEKARMPTDTILGILFGMMMAVAIFFVSYMQYLGTGVNTSALLFGNVVSLYREEIYALALISIVAVLFVLIFFKEITAVIFNKKIAEAAGIRVRPIFYALLFMIAISVSLSLNIIGGLLLYVWLVTPAAIAYQFCSTVRGLFLVAPLVAATVSVTGAWVGLQHSLPVGPLVAVAFSALFLLAVLISPKRRVPKGD
- a CDS encoding metal ABC transporter ATP-binding protein, yielding MPGGTIDLAGVFTAYEGSDRPVIRGLTFTVAPGEFVVVGGPNGAGKTTLLETVNGMLPITRGQATVCGLDVASRGYEVRRRVGYVIQNFAFDPLAPFIVRDVVMMGRYGLLGYGRRPGEADRRIARDVMDLLGIDDLAERPIGKLSGGQQQKVLIAQSLVKKPDILLLDEPFSNLDLGTRDFICGVLAGIADEGCTVMMVSHAFDALPDREVRVLVMNDGQLIFNRPCPAEEVEDHVRTLSGGPHA
- a CDS encoding formylmethanofuran dehydrogenase subunit E family protein, coding for MHRHNGCQYLNLEKNFTVTDLAAFHGHLGPYIVIGYRIGKYARENVCNNPFELQARVYCAGTPPESCLADGVQLGSGCTLGKRNIKIIESDQVAVEFETDGRTVRIVPRPFDLPKADGDDYEALIEAFAEEMYYLDDAELFTAGEH